One genomic segment of Belonocnema kinseyi isolate 2016_QV_RU_SX_M_011 chromosome 2, B_treatae_v1, whole genome shotgun sequence includes these proteins:
- the LOC117167671 gene encoding glycine-rich cell wall structural protein translates to MRAFVILALATVAMARPEAPGGYSYSQPQQPSGSYGAPGGGSGGGFSGSLGGLGGLGLSGGHGGSLGGLGGGHGGFGGGSGLGGGFGGGSFGGGSSGSSFGSSSGASSFGGSSGGGSFGGSSGGSSFGGGGGSFGSGSFGGGSFGGGSLIQKHIYVHVPPPEAPEDRPSRPIQAPAPAQKHYKIIFIKAPTPPTPTAPVIPAFQQDEQKTLIYVLVKKPEEAPEINLPAVAPTQPSKPEVYFIKYKTQKEASGSGSGISGGIGGGSGIGGGSGIGGGSGIGGGSGIGGVLGDSGHGSSGIGGGIGGSGPSGPSGSYGPPGGSGPY, encoded by the exons ATGAGGGCATTCGTG ATCTTAGCGCTCGCCACGGTGGCGATGGCGCGTCCAGAAGCACCAGGCGGGTATTCTTACTCTCAGCCACAGCAGCCGAGTGGAAGCTATGGAGCACCCGGAGGTGGAAGTGGTGGTGGATTCAGTGGAAGCTTAGGAGGACTTGGAGGTCTAGGACTTAGCGGTGGACACGGAGGAAGCCTTGGCGGCCTCGGCGGTGGTCATGGAGGATTCGGAGGCGGAAGTGGCCTCGGAGGTGGTTTCGGAGGTGGAAGCTTCGGTGGAGGCAGCAGCGGTAGCTCCTTCGGATCTAGCAGCGGCGCTAGCTCCTTCGGTGGAAGCAGCGGCGGTGGCTCCTTTGGTGGAAGCAGCGGCGGTAGTTCCTTCGGAGGCGGCGGTGGATCGTTCGGTAGTGGATCATTCGGAGGTGGATCATTCGGAGGTGGCTCCCTGATCCAGAAACACATCTACGTCCACGTTCCTCCCCCAGAGGCACCTGAAGACAGGCCATCCAGACCTATCCAGGCCCCAGCACCTGCCCAGAAACACTACAAAATTATCTTCATCAAAGCACCCACTCCACCAACCCCAACTGCCCCAGTCATCCCTGCCTTCCAACAAGACGAACAGAAGACCCTCATCTACGTCCTCGTCAAGAAACCCGAAGAAGCTCCAGAAATCAACTTGCCAGCCGTCGCACCGACTCAGCCCAGCAAACCCGAAGTTTACTTCATCAAGTACAAGACCCAG aaggAAGCTTCCGGCAGTGGATCCGGTATCAGCGGAGGAATCGGAGGTGGATCTGGCATTGGCGGTGGATCTGGCATTGGTGGTGGATCTGGGATTGGTGGTGGTTCTGGCATTGGAGGTGTTCTCGGTGACAGTGGACACGGAAGCAGCGGAATCGGTGGAGGAATCGGCGGATCGGGACCAAGTGGACCCAGTGGAAGCTACGGACCCCCCGGTGGATCCGGTCCCTACTAG